CATCGTAGAAGTACCATCTTGCCCATTGCTACTTCACTGTCGATTGGAATAAAGCCCGAGCAGAGAAGATTGTAGCATGCTGCATAATTGCTGAAAATGAGAAGAGCATTTCAAACCCATCATGATGAAAGGCACGGAAACGAATGCACTTCATGATGCTTTGCACATCTGGACTGTCAAAGGATGGCAGATCTCAAGACTTAGAATTGATGGAACTTGAAAGGAAGGCTAATACCAACTGGGGAAAACAAACCTACAAGAAAGAAACAGCAGCAAACCAGGTGGATGATGCATGGTCTTCAAGGTTGTAAGGGAACTCAACAAAAGTAGCTATTGCTCCAATTATCTTTTCAACCCAGTCCATTTGATCCAGTGCATTCTTTGCCTAACACTAAACTCAATAAGCACTCTTAAATCCAACCAGGAGTTCATGGTTGTCCCTGTAATTAGGGTGCAGGGCATATACTATGTCAACAGATACAAGTAAACTCCTCTGAATTATTATTTGAAGCAGCTTATAATCAGAACTGAAGGAGTTAGTGATTCGTAACAATGCATCCAAGATGACATTCCGGAGCTGCTAATCCAAGAGTGACGACAAATTTTCCTCTATAAGACTCTGCCACTGTGTACAGAGGACTCTGCTGGAGGCTCTCATTCCTCGTTGAAAATCTCCTTCAACAATGTTGCCAAATCAACTACAGCCCCTACATCAGTCTTCACCAACAACTTTGTATCCTCCATGAGGCTGTATCCTGTTCCAACCGGGTTAACCACAAACAACATATCTGCTCTTCTCTTCATTCCCGCACTTAATACATATTATTGTCGCCGCATTTAGCTGGACCTCATCAGCCGAAACAAGCATCCGGAAAATAAACTCAACTCCTCCACAAAATCCCTTTCTTTCCCATACACGTTTATCATTGCAGTCTGGAAAACCAACATTCCTTGTCATTGGCATTTCTTCAAACAACTCTCGTGCTCCTCAATTTGCCCTCAATGTATATACCCTGAACTGGTGGAATTCCGAGAAGCCATATCTCTGATCTCCATATGAATCCACAAATTTACATGACTGCCACCAACCTTAACAAGTGCATAGACGGCTGACAAGCCACTTGGACATGATTATTCGGAAGAATCTCCTCTGGGTCTTATATTGTGATAGTAGTTCCAGAATTTTGAAGCGTTTGACCTCTTTACTGAAACTCATGACTGTATGCCCATGCTTTAGAGTCAACCCCATATGAAAAGTTGATGGCCGTGTGATGGGTAGGAAGAAAAGGCAAAACAGATATGGTAGAGAGTAGAGGAAACAATGGGAAAACAGACATgagagattaaaagaaaataaaaccacaTCTCATGATTTTTCAATAGGCTCAGGTTAGTGGGAACAGGCATGGAGTTATATGCTTCCGAAGACATTAATGacatccaaaatcaaaacaaggcaAACAGGCAAgtaaccaatctcaacaaagcAAATTGTGGCCCTTTTCGTCCACACAAAAATCAACACGACAATTAAATATTCAGGAATCGAACACACAGAAAAATCGAGTATGAATAAGAATTCTAAGAGTAACAAGAAGCATACCTGGATAGCCTTGGTTGCAATTGCTCTTCTCCGTTTCCTCTGTTCTTCTCCCCCAAAAATCCTCCAATGCGTGCTGCTCCAAAAAGGATCTCTTCCCTCAAAAAAAGCTCTCtcccttttttctctcttttttttcctctttcacgtatctatatatatatcactTCCCGAATCTTAAATATGTTCCTGAAAGGAAAATcccctattttctctcttcttttctccttatcctttttttaaatcctccaattcaaaagcaatcttcccaatttcaaattcctctccaaaaccttccaaggagagttccaccttccttaaactccaatggtaagttttcttgcaaaaaaacatgaaattttttaagttaaataattgcatgaatagataaatgagtaaataaattaaaaaatggtaaaaataataaataaataaataagttaaggaaaattatataaagaggaagataaccaataaaaagtgaatgataatcataaaattaaaactaaaaacaaaataaataaataaataaataaataaaataaaataaaataaaataaaataaaagtcttcgtaggcctagtgtgcctaaacgggcttaaggtgagactaagcgggcctagggtggtgcctaatgggccaagtgtatctaaaggctatcctaaaaaaacaagaaaagcctaagtctaaattagggctgccaagggtcataataagggatcaaataatccctcaaccaaagtctccaaggtgactcagaaaaaagTAAGTGGTGAGTAGTactgggccaccaaggaactactgtggagcactgAAAATGAACTTAGAGACATgtgttaaagggacaaaattgagggtctacaatatcAATCATATCATATGAGTTTAAAAGgttatagaaagaaaaataatttacttcATACATTTAAATGAGTTTACTTTTATCTTTTGAACTTTTGTAATTAAATGTGCCTGTACTAAAATAACACCCTTATCCTAGTATTTTCATCGTCACTTAGAATCCTACCCATCTTATCTTAACCTATACGCCTACTTTTaatcatatcatatcatatcatttatattataattaaatttaacttaaatcaaatcaaaagatTAAGCTTAAATAAACTATAGATGACTATCTACCAATCCAcatttttaattaccaaatattgAGATTAAGTATTTAAAAGGCCTTTTATAtggtttcatttatttataatgatTTAGCTTTAACTAAGTTGTTATAAACTACATTTAGtagcctaaaaaaaaaaatagataagacAGATGTTTAGCTTTAATTTTAAGTACAATATCCATTGTTTAATTTTATGTGTTAGACCAAAGTTTGGTTAATTTTAGTTtgataattacaaaataaggtTTGCAACTAATAATGTTATTTTAAGTGATTAAATAAGATGATTTTTCAAAGAGGGAAAGTTTgaaaactttgtttttaaaagtctTGTTATAGTGAAAGTTCCTTAGAACCATGATACAAGTATAAAACTTAAAGGTTAGGGTTTGATACCTCATAATAATGGGACCATCATCTTGGTTAGACCTTGAGGAAAAGGACATAAGTCAAATTATCCATCATCATGGTTAGAGCTCGAGGACAAGGacataaatcaaattatattgaATCACTGTAAAATCTTGTATTTACAATTTCTATATTCcctttttctttacatttaaATACTTATATCATTGCCCATGATTTAATTTGCCTCCTACATTctcaattattaaatttatgaaaaagagATTAACAATCAATTCATCCCCCTTCTTGAATGATTACCTTAAGTTAATTAACATATAATCCTAACATCATGATTAAAAGTTAAGTAGATTTGCATTtgaattttcatatgatttaaATTGACAAACCTATGTTAAATTCGAgtttaaaaaagtttaatataCTGAATGAGAAATGATTGACTTTATATATCTAAATTGGTATGTTTAATCTTttgaactttcaaaattttgtaagtgtaggTGTACTAAAATAACAATTAAACCCCAACCTCACTTAAAAATTTTGGTCCCTTAGACCCACATGCATACTCTTGATCATATCATTtatgatgaaatttaatttaaatgaataccatatataatatgattaagattaaagaaacaaacaaatatactaaattaattaaacgaaCATAAATTTTCACCGGCTATCAACCAACCGGACGATTACCAAAATTTGAGATTGAACTATATTTGAGCACGatacataaaaacaaaaacatgaataattaaaacccacatttaaataataataataataataattaatatagaCGAGAGGTTAGAGTCCAAAATTAGAAAGGAGTTGGTGTGGAATGAAAGGAAATGGGGTTGGTCATAGCCTGAATATACATGTTGAGAACCTGAGATGGATTTGATTTGGGGCGTCCAAATCAAGGTTAAGCACCCAATTTGATTGCCTAATTGGACGCGTCGCCTCATCACAGTCACAGCTGTGACCATTGAACATATaagaataataaagaaataaagaaataaagagataaGCAATTAAGCAGGGAGCGAGAGGTGGGTCCTTGGTCGGCACAGACAAATGACAAGTACTAATCGCAAATCGCGTGATTACTGTCATAAAACTTATTTTGTGGCTTGCAATCGTCCACGTGTCCACACCTCAGTCGTCAGTACCTAGATTTCTACGCTGAAGATAGACAAGGACTCCAAGCTGAGCTTGAAATGGAGAGACTGTTCCTACTTACATTGTTATTTACAAATCTTGGGctttagatttttttcattttttggttttaaaaacaaGCTGATATGGGATTCCAGGAACTTAACGGCAAGACTTTCTCGGCGGCGACTTGGGCCTTGGCTGCCAAGCCATGCGACTCCTGCAAGTCCGCTGCCGCCCTACTTTTCTGTCGAGCGGATTCCGCCTTTCTTTGCGTGGGTTGTGACTCCAAGATCCACGGTGCCAACAAGCTGGCGTCTCGCCACGAGCGCGTCTGGATGTGCGAGGTCTGCGAGCAGGCTCCTGCCAGCGTCACCTGTAAGGCCGACGCCGCCGCCCTATGCGTCACGTGCGACCGCGACATCCACTCCGCGAACCCCCTCGCTCGTCGCCACGACCGAGTCCCGGTGGTTCCGTTctacgactcggccgagtccTTGGTGAAGTCTACCGCCGCTGCTGTTGGGTTTCTCGTCCCCGGCGGCGCCGGGGATGAGGAGGACTCCGAGGCTGCTTCATGGCTCCTCCCGAACCCGAAACTCCCCGAAGGACCGGAGGTGAAGTCCGGCGAGGTGTTCTTCTCCGATATCGATCCATTTCTGGATTTTGATTACCCGGATGCGAAATTCCCACACCATCATCACCACCACTGCGGTGGAAATGATGGTGTAGTTCCGGTTCAAGCCAAAGATCCCTCACCTCCGGTCACGAACCACCCTGCTGACAATTGTTTTGAACTGGATTTCTCTCGATCAAAGCTCTCTGCCTACAACTATACAGCTCAATCTCTAAGCCAAAGCGTAATTTCCCTTGCAGAAACTAGTGTTATTAATTGTCAACGCtaacatatatgtatataaatttGGATGAATTGGTGGTTTCAGATTTCATCTTCAGATGTTGGGGTTGTCCCAGATGGGAACTGCAACTCCATGTCTGATACATCCTACCCTTCGATGAAGCAAGTGagcggcggcggcggcggcggtTCTACTGGGAGTCAAGCGACCCAATTATCTGGAATGGATCGCGAAGCGAGGGTGTTGAGGTAcagagagaagagaaagaacCGGAAATTCGAGAAAACCATCAGATACGCCTCCAGAAAAGCCTACGCCGAGACGCGTCCAAGAATCAAAGGCCGTTTCGCAAAGCGAACCGAGATGGAATCGGAGATGGTTGATCACATCTACAATTCCGCCTCCGCCGCTGCTTTCATGGTGGACGCCGGATACGGTGTCGTTCCgtcctattaattttcttttttttttttgtcccctGAAATAATCTGATGTGCTTTAAAGGCTTTTGGTGTCTTATGTTTAATTTAGTTTCGTTTTTTGATTATCGAATCCTTGATTCCATGGATGAGAGTGTGGTGTAGAAGAAGCATGATGGTAGGCTTTTTCCATCTCAAAGTTGCTCTCAACATCCCCCATCTACTGTGttttttccctctctttctcAAGGCTTCTGTAACTCTGCTGTTAGTAAACCTTTTCACTTTTGCCTTTTCTGATCACGGATCTATTTCTGAGTTTCAATTGGCTCTCACCCACCTTCTTTTCCCTTTCTAAATCTCAATTTCTATTGTAgtatatttcattatttaattcCAGCTGATGCGCCTAGTGATCTAGTCCCCAACCCTACTGCCTCTGACGAATCATCAGctctttagaaaaaaaacttacgagataaaataaatgatgatgataatgatggGGTTGAAACAATATTcaatttttctgaatttttccTGGGTTTGCAGTAGAAGCAAACTCTCATTTGACTTTTCTACTTTTTATCAATAAGTTGTTCAACCGATTGACCCTTCTTCCTTTTAATAACGTTATTctgatttaataaataaataaaccaaatatttttttcttgttagaaaccagaaattgaatcaaatgcATCAGTATATAAATGATACCTTAAATTGAGCAAAGAGAGGAAGAGGATGGATTGGAGCATTGATGGGTTGAGGGGATATTGAAGTGAATCTTGGCTTGGATTTGGAAGAAGTGGGGACGGATATGACTTTGCTTAGTAGGAGGCCAACATTGACCCATGCACCTAAAGGAAACATGGATTCACATTTTATTGTCATGATTCTTTTAGGTTAAAATGAAGACAAGGGACATGACTAAACAATGTCTTAATAACTATCTCTAGTATATGCTGATATGACCGGACCCATTCATCCAAAGTAAATATCATTTGCTCTCAAGTTGAATTGGTCATCTCA
Above is a window of Vitis vinifera cultivar Pinot Noir 40024 chromosome 11, ASM3070453v1 DNA encoding:
- the LOC100244502 gene encoding zinc finger protein CONSTANS-LIKE 5, whose amino-acid sequence is MGFQELNGKTFSAATWALAAKPCDSCKSAAALLFCRADSAFLCVGCDSKIHGANKLASRHERVWMCEVCEQAPASVTCKADAAALCVTCDRDIHSANPLARRHDRVPVVPFYDSAESLVKSTAAAVGFLVPGGAGDEEDSEAASWLLPNPKLPEGPEVKSGEVFFSDIDPFLDFDYPDAKFPHHHHHHCGGNDGVVPVQAKDPSPPVTNHPADNCFELDFSRSKLSAYNYTAQSLSQSISSSDVGVVPDGNCNSMSDTSYPSMKQVSGGGGGGSTGSQATQLSGMDREARVLRYREKRKNRKFEKTIRYASRKAYAETRPRIKGRFAKRTEMESEMVDHIYNSASAAAFMVDAGYGVVPSY